One stretch of Variovorax sp. TBS-050B DNA includes these proteins:
- a CDS encoding indolepyruvate ferredoxin oxidoreductase family protein codes for MNAPLPEHIRKALETVTLDDKYSLDYGRAFMSGVQALVKLPMLQRLRDKQAGKNTAGFISGYRGSPLGGYDQALWKASKFLKEQNIVFQPGVNEELAATALWGTQQLGFSPAGTNKFDGVFGIWYGKGPGVDRCSDVFKHANMAGTTEWGGVIAVAGDDHISKSSTAAHQSDHIFKACGTPVFFPANVQEILDLGIHAFAMSRFSGVWSGMKTIQEIVESSATAMIDPDRVEIVIPTDFQMPPGGLHIRWPDHALEQEARLMHYKWYAALAYVRANRLNHNVIEGPNDRFGIMASGKAYNDTRQALIDLGLDDATCRQLGIRLHKVAVVWPLEAQLTREFATGLQEILVVEEKRQVIEYQLKEELYNWRSDVRPNVLGKFNELDGDFSGGEWAMPNPTANTLLRANADLNPALIAKAIAQRLHKLGILAHAGADMRARIDAQMAILEAKERSMEALKVGGVQGADRQPWFCSGCPHNTSTVVPEGSRAMAGIGCHFMATWMDRSTIGFTQMGGEGVPWVGQQPFTTDQHIFANLGDGTYFHSGLLAIRQSIAAGVNITYKILYNDAVAMTGGQQVGERPEGHSVLQIAESLHAEGTKKVVVVTDEPEKYEGITIPGENVAVRHRDQLDEIQREFRLIPGTTAIIYDQTCATEKRRRRKRGTAVDPAKRVVINDLVCEGCGDCSVQSNCLSVEPLETEFGRKRAINQSTCNKDMSCLKGFCPSFVTVEGGQLKKKAKSGKAESPLDLGALPEPAVPALARDQVWGIVVAGVGGTGVITIGQLLGMAAHIEGKGIVTQDAAGLAQKGGATWSHALIGDSQEAIRTTRVGTAAADLILAADPLVAVNPETLARMREGRTHVALNAHGTPTAAFVRNANWVNPQDACASDIAKVVGAEAVGAFDADAAATTLMGDSLYANPMLLGYAWQKGWVPLALESLMRAIELNAVAVENNKTAFAWGRQAAANPAELQKRVRPGQVIEFKKRETVESLVARRAEFLTGYQNAAYADQYRQFVARVTQAESVLGKSALSEAVARQLFKLMAYKDEYEVARLHTDRAFLARVEGMFEGEMGKDFKLNYHLAPPIIAKKNAKGELQKQKFGPWMLSGFRVLARLKGLRGTALDIFGRTEERRTERALIGEYRASIEEVIAGLRADNHALALEIASLPEQIRGYGHVKERNLAAARIRWNELMAKWRGPQQPAQRAAA; via the coding sequence ATGAACGCCCCGCTGCCCGAACACATTCGCAAGGCGCTAGAGACGGTCACGCTCGACGACAAGTACAGCCTCGACTACGGCCGCGCCTTCATGAGCGGCGTGCAGGCGCTGGTCAAGCTGCCGATGCTGCAGCGCCTGCGCGACAAGCAGGCCGGCAAGAACACCGCCGGCTTCATCAGCGGCTACCGCGGCTCGCCGCTCGGCGGCTACGACCAGGCGCTGTGGAAGGCCAGCAAGTTCCTGAAGGAACAGAACATCGTCTTCCAGCCCGGCGTGAACGAGGAACTCGCCGCCACGGCGCTCTGGGGCACGCAGCAGCTGGGCTTCTCGCCTGCGGGCACCAACAAGTTCGACGGCGTGTTCGGCATCTGGTACGGCAAGGGCCCGGGCGTGGACCGCTGCTCCGACGTGTTCAAGCACGCCAACATGGCGGGCACCACCGAATGGGGCGGCGTGATCGCGGTCGCGGGCGACGACCACATCTCCAAGAGCAGCACCGCGGCGCACCAGAGCGACCACATCTTCAAGGCCTGCGGCACGCCGGTGTTCTTCCCGGCCAACGTGCAGGAAATCCTCGACCTCGGCATCCATGCCTTCGCGATGAGCCGCTTCTCGGGCGTGTGGTCGGGCATGAAGACGATCCAGGAGATCGTCGAGTCGAGCGCCACGGCCATGATCGATCCGGACCGGGTCGAGATCGTCATCCCCACCGACTTCCAGATGCCGCCCGGCGGCCTGCACATCCGCTGGCCCGACCATGCGCTCGAGCAGGAAGCACGGCTGATGCACTACAAGTGGTATGCCGCGCTCGCCTACGTGCGCGCCAACCGGCTCAACCACAACGTGATCGAGGGCCCGAACGACCGCTTCGGCATCATGGCGAGCGGCAAGGCCTACAACGACACCCGCCAGGCCCTGATCGACCTCGGCCTCGACGACGCCACCTGCCGCCAGCTCGGCATCCGGCTGCACAAGGTGGCGGTGGTGTGGCCGCTCGAGGCGCAGCTCACGCGCGAGTTCGCCACCGGCCTGCAGGAGATCCTGGTGGTCGAGGAGAAGCGCCAGGTCATCGAGTACCAGCTCAAGGAAGAGCTCTACAACTGGCGCTCCGACGTGCGCCCGAACGTGCTGGGCAAGTTCAACGAGCTCGACGGCGATTTCTCCGGCGGCGAATGGGCCATGCCCAACCCCACGGCCAACACGCTGCTGCGCGCCAATGCCGACCTGAACCCGGCGCTGATCGCCAAGGCGATCGCCCAGCGGCTGCACAAGCTCGGCATCCTGGCGCACGCCGGTGCCGACATGCGCGCGCGCATCGACGCGCAGATGGCGATCCTCGAGGCCAAGGAGCGCTCGATGGAAGCGCTCAAGGTCGGCGGCGTGCAGGGCGCGGACCGCCAGCCGTGGTTCTGCTCGGGCTGCCCGCACAACACCAGCACCGTGGTGCCCGAGGGCTCGCGCGCCATGGCCGGCATCGGCTGCCACTTCATGGCGACCTGGATGGACCGCTCCACCATCGGCTTCACGCAGATGGGCGGCGAGGGCGTGCCGTGGGTCGGCCAGCAGCCCTTCACGACCGACCAGCACATCTTCGCCAACCTCGGCGACGGCACCTACTTCCACAGCGGCCTGCTCGCGATCCGCCAGAGCATCGCCGCGGGCGTGAACATCACCTACAAGATCCTCTACAACGACGCGGTCGCCATGACCGGCGGCCAGCAGGTCGGCGAGCGGCCCGAGGGCCACTCGGTGCTGCAGATCGCCGAGAGCCTGCATGCCGAGGGCACCAAGAAGGTCGTGGTCGTGACCGACGAACCCGAGAAGTACGAGGGCATCACCATCCCGGGCGAGAACGTGGCGGTGCGCCACCGCGACCAGCTCGACGAGATCCAGCGCGAGTTCCGCCTGATTCCGGGCACCACGGCCATCATCTACGACCAGACCTGCGCCACCGAGAAGCGCCGCCGCCGCAAGCGCGGCACCGCGGTCGATCCGGCCAAGCGCGTGGTCATCAACGACCTGGTCTGCGAAGGCTGCGGCGACTGCAGCGTGCAGAGCAACTGCCTCTCGGTGGAGCCGCTCGAGACCGAGTTCGGCCGCAAGCGCGCCATCAACCAGAGCACCTGCAACAAGGACATGAGCTGCCTCAAGGGCTTCTGCCCGAGCTTCGTCACCGTCGAGGGCGGCCAGCTCAAGAAGAAGGCGAAGAGCGGCAAGGCCGAGTCGCCGCTGGACCTCGGCGCGCTGCCCGAACCGGCCGTGCCCGCACTCGCGCGCGACCAGGTCTGGGGCATCGTGGTGGCCGGCGTGGGCGGCACCGGCGTGATCACCATCGGCCAGCTGCTCGGCATGGCGGCGCATATCGAGGGCAAGGGCATCGTCACACAGGACGCGGCCGGCCTCGCGCAGAAGGGCGGCGCCACCTGGAGCCATGCGCTGATCGGCGATTCGCAGGAGGCGATCCGCACCACGCGCGTGGGCACCGCGGCGGCCGACCTGATCCTCGCGGCCGACCCGCTGGTGGCCGTCAACCCCGAGACGCTGGCGCGCATGCGCGAGGGCCGCACCCATGTGGCGCTCAATGCGCACGGCACGCCGACCGCGGCCTTCGTGCGCAACGCCAACTGGGTCAACCCGCAGGACGCCTGCGCGAGCGACATCGCCAAGGTGGTGGGCGCCGAGGCGGTCGGCGCCTTCGATGCCGACGCCGCGGCGACCACGCTGATGGGCGACAGCCTTTACGCCAACCCGATGCTGCTGGGCTACGCCTGGCAGAAGGGCTGGGTGCCGCTCGCACTCGAATCGCTGATGCGCGCGATCGAGCTCAACGCGGTGGCGGTCGAGAACAACAAGACCGCCTTCGCCTGGGGCCGCCAGGCCGCGGCCAACCCGGCCGAGCTGCAGAAGCGCGTGCGCCCCGGCCAGGTCATCGAGTTCAAGAAGCGCGAGACCGTCGAAAGCCTGGTGGCGCGCCGGGCCGAGTTCCTCACCGGCTACCAGAACGCCGCCTACGCCGACCAGTACCGCCAGTTCGTGGCCCGGGTCACGCAGGCGGAGTCGGTGCTCGGCAAGAGCGCATTGAGCGAGGCGGTGGCACGCCAGCTGTTCAAGCTCATGGCCTACAAGGACGAGTACGAGGTGGCGCGCCTGCACACCGACCGCGCCTTCCTGGCGCGGGTCGAGGGCATGTTCGAGGGCGAGATGGGCAAGGACTTCAAGCTCAACTACCACCTCGCGCCGCCGATCATCGCGAAGAAGAACGCCAAGGGCGAGCTGCAGAAGCAGAAGTTCGGCCCCTGGATGCTCTCGGGCTTCAGGGTGCTCGCGCGCCTCAAGGGCCTGCGCGGCACGGCGCTCGACATCTTCGGGCGCACCGAGGAACGCCGCACCGAACGCGCGCTCATCGGCGAATACCGCGCAAGCATCGAGGAAGTGATCGCCGGCCTGCGTGCCGACAACCATGCGCTCGCCCTCGAGATCGCGAGCCTGCCGGAGCAGATCCGCGGCTACGGCCACGTGAAGGAGCGCAACCTCGCCGCGGCCCGCATCCGCTGGAACGAACTGATGGCGAAGTGGCGCGGTCCGCAGCAGCCCGCGCAGCGCGCGGCCGCCTGA
- the secF gene encoding protein translocase subunit SecF: MEFFRIHKTIPFMRHALVLNIISFVTFALAVFFLFHRGLHLSVEFTGGTVMEVAYQQSADIGKVREAIAKLGYPDVQVQSYGTSRDVQIRLPAQKGMSSDQQSAQVMQALKSVDPSATQRGIEVVGPQVGEELTTNGLKALGMVVVGIMIYLAIRFEWKFAVATVLANLHDVVIILGFFAFFQWEFSLAVLAAVLAVLGYSVNESVVIFDRVRENFRRYRKMSTTEIIDNAITSTISRTIITHGSTQLVVLSMFFFGGPTLHYFALALTIGICFGIYSSAFVAAAIAMWLGVKREDLVKGSVKKDGGSEDDPNAGAVV; encoded by the coding sequence ATGGAATTCTTCCGCATCCACAAGACCATCCCGTTCATGCGCCATGCCCTGGTGCTGAACATCATCTCCTTCGTCACCTTTGCGCTGGCGGTGTTCTTCCTGTTCCACCGCGGGCTGCACCTGTCGGTCGAATTCACGGGCGGCACGGTGATGGAGGTCGCCTACCAGCAGTCCGCCGACATCGGCAAGGTGCGCGAGGCGATCGCCAAGCTCGGCTACCCCGACGTGCAGGTGCAGAGCTACGGCACCTCGCGCGACGTGCAGATCCGCCTGCCCGCGCAGAAGGGCATGAGCTCCGACCAGCAGAGCGCGCAGGTGATGCAGGCGCTGAAGTCGGTCGATCCCTCGGCCACGCAGCGCGGCATCGAGGTCGTCGGGCCGCAGGTGGGCGAGGAACTCACCACCAACGGCCTCAAGGCGCTCGGCATGGTGGTGGTCGGCATCATGATCTACCTGGCGATCCGCTTCGAGTGGAAGTTCGCCGTGGCGACCGTGCTCGCCAACCTGCACGACGTGGTCATCATCCTCGGCTTCTTCGCCTTCTTCCAGTGGGAGTTCTCGCTCGCGGTGCTCGCGGCGGTGCTGGCGGTGCTGGGCTATTCGGTCAACGAGTCGGTCGTGATCTTCGACCGGGTGCGCGAGAACTTCCGGCGCTACCGCAAGATGAGCACGACCGAGATCATCGACAACGCGATCACCTCGACCATCAGCCGCACGATCATCACGCACGGCTCGACGCAGCTCGTGGTGCTGTCGATGTTCTTCTTCGGCGGACCGACGCTGCACTACTTCGCGCTGGCGCTGACGATCGGCATCTGCTTCGGCATCTATTCGTCGGCCTTCGTGGCGGCGGCCATCGCCATGTGGCTCGGCGTCAAGCGCGAGGACCTCGTCAAGGGCAGCGTCAAGAAGGACGGCGGCTCGGAAGACGACCCGAACGCCGGCGCGGTGGTCTGA
- a CDS encoding DUF494 domain-containing protein: MFEVLVFVYENYWRGDACPEPRQLGRKLSAHGFDPEEIRDALQWLDGLTLATQGLQIERGTDEDDEAVATIAPRAAPEAALPQSPHAMRVYSQAEQEHLGAECLGFIRFLELSNVLPCGLREIVVDRAMAAPGAPVALDDLKIIVLMVHWSTGIEPDALVLDELCDTRGVQTSH, from the coding sequence ATGTTCGAAGTGCTCGTGTTCGTCTACGAAAACTACTGGCGCGGCGATGCCTGCCCCGAACCCCGACAACTGGGCCGCAAGCTCAGCGCCCACGGCTTCGATCCCGAGGAGATCCGCGATGCGCTGCAATGGCTCGACGGCCTGACCCTGGCCACGCAGGGCCTGCAGATCGAACGCGGCACCGACGAAGACGACGAGGCGGTCGCCACGATCGCCCCGCGTGCCGCGCCCGAGGCGGCGTTGCCGCAGTCCCCCCACGCGATGCGCGTCTACTCCCAGGCCGAGCAGGAGCACCTGGGCGCCGAATGCCTCGGCTTCATCCGCTTTCTCGAACTCTCGAACGTGCTGCCCTGCGGGCTGCGCGAGATCGTCGTCGACCGCGCGATGGCCGCGCCGGGTGCGCCGGTGGCGCTCGACGACCTGAAGATCATCGTGCTGATGGTCCACTGGAGCACCGGCATCGAACCCGATGCACTGGTGCTCGACGAGCTCTGCGACACGCGCGGTGTCCAGACCTCGCACTAG
- the yajC gene encoding preprotein translocase subunit YajC → MFISSAFAQTAPAASGGGDMMSSLGSMLPLVLMFVVLYFVMIRPQMKRQKEARAMIEALAKGDEVATAGGVLGKITSLGDQYLGLEVANGVEIKIQRTAVVQVLPKGAVKQ, encoded by the coding sequence TTGTTCATTTCCTCTGCTTTCGCCCAAACCGCGCCCGCTGCCTCCGGCGGCGGCGACATGATGTCTTCGCTGGGCAGCATGCTGCCGCTGGTGCTGATGTTCGTGGTGCTGTACTTCGTGATGATCCGCCCGCAGATGAAGCGCCAGAAGGAAGCCCGCGCCATGATCGAAGCGCTCGCCAAGGGCGACGAAGTGGCGACGGCCGGCGGCGTGCTCGGCAAGATCACCTCGCTCGGCGACCAGTACCTGGGCCTCGAAGTCGCCAACGGCGTCGAGATCAAGATCCAGCGCACGGCCGTCGTGCAGGTGCTGCCCAAGGGCGCCGTCAAGCAGTAA
- a CDS encoding DUF1631 family protein → MSTARSATSLQLARETRERFVLATGGVIAPLAQAIRDRLTQQASEVGSARLMQERRDDFVAFQAQASQWVSLAQAGWRRSAGAPAAAATGAPAAPKLRLELIDDDAMESNILSSRLAQMIQDKASFELSDLRLRIQYLEGSGELDAHDVLRPETLARLLVDQWLAAGLSRTLWSRVQDTVQQQLVGVVVKAYEDANAFLISKGVMPEIDLKSFVRRTGVPGGGGGGGGGPSTMSGTPHTGTGHATAAGGVPRAGAGTAASSSSPASQPRGFAPHQTTGGSPLMLARQRAQTALLSLKRFVAARIGTDLSAPRPMQTTAGVGAATAGGASSPGVSETFAAMIAEAEAAYRVAATQYVQAAAEHQATVIQQTAVDLRRRSNELKQRAPTTADKATVEIVALMFQAILSEERIPFSARVWFARLQMPVLRVAIAEPEFFGTLQHPARMLIDRMGSCVMGFDAAAISGSALEGEIRRVVQVIEQYPETGQRVFKLVFDEFVAFLNRYLTQSDTTQRVMSVAQQVEQKETMAIQYTIELRKMLNDMPVRDEIREFLFKVWAEVLAIAALRYGPQGEQTVMLKRVASELVWAASAKPNRADRARVIQDLPQLLQRLRLGMNLLGIIDEPQETHIKTIGATLSDAFLSKTEVIPAAKIEAMAARLARLEDFVKDDGSASHLPVDAHSIELLLGMDAASIEVVADAAGGTPAEDMLAWAHELQVGNWFMLDHNNRVSQVQFVWRSDRKQLHLFATADGRSFLIQIGRLANYLQAGLLVPAEEETLTARATREALAKLDANPERLLS, encoded by the coding sequence ATGAGCACCGCGCGGTCCGCCACTTCCCTGCAGCTCGCACGCGAGACGCGCGAACGCTTCGTGCTCGCGACCGGGGGCGTGATCGCCCCGCTGGCGCAGGCGATCCGGGACCGGCTCACGCAGCAGGCCTCGGAAGTCGGCAGCGCGCGGCTGATGCAGGAGCGGCGCGACGACTTCGTGGCGTTCCAGGCCCAGGCTTCGCAATGGGTGTCGCTCGCGCAGGCGGGCTGGCGCAGGTCGGCGGGGGCGCCCGCAGCGGCGGCAACCGGCGCGCCCGCGGCGCCGAAACTGCGGCTCGAACTCATCGACGACGACGCCATGGAGAGCAACATCCTCTCCTCGCGGCTGGCGCAGATGATCCAGGACAAGGCGAGCTTCGAGCTCAGCGACCTGCGGCTGCGCATCCAGTACCTCGAAGGCAGCGGCGAACTCGACGCGCACGACGTGCTCCGGCCCGAGACCCTGGCCCGGCTGCTGGTGGACCAGTGGCTCGCGGCGGGCCTGAGCCGCACGCTCTGGTCGCGCGTGCAGGACACGGTGCAGCAGCAGCTGGTCGGCGTGGTCGTCAAGGCCTACGAGGACGCCAACGCCTTCCTGATCTCCAAGGGCGTGATGCCCGAGATCGACCTGAAGAGCTTCGTCCGGCGCACCGGTGTTCCGGGCGGTGGCGGGGGTGGTGGGGGCGGGCCGTCGACGATGTCCGGCACGCCGCACACGGGCACCGGCCACGCGACGGCCGCAGGCGGCGTGCCGCGGGCGGGCGCCGGCACGGCCGCTTCTTCGTCATCGCCCGCTTCGCAGCCGCGCGGTTTCGCACCCCACCAGACAACCGGCGGCTCGCCGCTGATGCTCGCCCGCCAGCGCGCGCAGACCGCGCTGCTGAGCCTCAAGCGCTTCGTCGCCGCACGCATCGGCACCGACCTTTCCGCCCCGCGGCCGATGCAGACGACCGCCGGCGTCGGCGCGGCCACCGCCGGCGGCGCGAGCAGCCCCGGCGTCTCCGAGACCTTCGCCGCCATGATCGCGGAGGCCGAGGCCGCCTACCGCGTCGCGGCCACGCAGTACGTGCAGGCGGCCGCGGAGCATCAGGCCACGGTCATCCAGCAGACCGCGGTCGATCTGCGGCGCCGCAGCAACGAACTCAAGCAGCGGGCGCCCACCACGGCCGACAAGGCCACGGTCGAGATCGTGGCGCTGATGTTCCAGGCCATCCTCTCGGAGGAGCGCATTCCCTTCTCCGCGCGCGTGTGGTTCGCGCGCCTGCAGATGCCGGTGCTGCGCGTGGCGATCGCCGAGCCGGAGTTCTTCGGCACGCTGCAGCATCCCGCGCGCATGCTGATCGACCGCATGGGCTCCTGCGTGATGGGCTTCGATGCGGCCGCCATCTCCGGCAGCGCGCTCGAAGGCGAGATCCGGCGCGTGGTGCAGGTGATCGAGCAGTACCCGGAGACCGGCCAGCGCGTCTTCAAGCTGGTGTTCGACGAGTTCGTGGCCTTCCTGAACCGCTATCTCACCCAGAGCGACACCACGCAGCGCGTGATGAGCGTGGCGCAGCAGGTGGAGCAGAAGGAGACGATGGCGATCCAGTACACCATCGAGCTGCGCAAGATGCTCAACGACATGCCGGTGCGCGACGAGATCCGCGAGTTCCTCTTCAAGGTCTGGGCCGAGGTGCTGGCCATCGCCGCGCTGCGCTACGGGCCGCAGGGCGAGCAGACCGTGATGCTCAAGCGCGTGGCCTCCGAGCTGGTGTGGGCCGCGAGCGCCAAGCCCAACCGCGCCGACCGCGCGCGCGTGATCCAGGATCTGCCGCAGCTCTTGCAGCGCCTGCGCCTGGGCATGAACCTGCTCGGCATCATCGACGAGCCGCAGGAAACCCACATCAAGACCATCGGCGCGACCCTGTCCGATGCCTTCCTGTCGAAGACCGAGGTCATTCCGGCCGCCAAGATCGAGGCCATGGCCGCGCGCCTCGCGCGCCTGGAGGATTTCGTGAAGGACGACGGCAGCGCCTCGCACCTGCCGGTCGACGCCCACAGCATCGAGCTGCTGCTCGGCATGGACGCGGCCTCGATCGAAGTCGTGGCCGACGCCGCGGGCGGCACGCCGGCCGAGGACATGCTGGCATGGGCGCACGAGCTGCAGGTCGGCAACTGGTTCATGCTCGACCACAACAACCGCGTGAGCCAGGTGCAGTTCGTCTGGCGCAGCGACCGCAAGCAGCTGCACCTGTTCGCGACCGCCGACGGCCGCAGCTTCCTGATCCAGATCGGCCGCCTCGCCAACTACCTGCAGGCGGGCCTGCTCGTGCCGGCCGAGGAAGAGACGCTCACCGCGCGCGCCACGCGCGAAGCGCTCGCGAAGCTCGACGCCAATCCCGAGCGCCTGCTGAGCTGA
- the secD gene encoding protein translocase subunit SecD, protein MNRYPVWKYAIIVIVLLVGLIYSLPNFFGEAPAVQVSAAKSTAKVDAATQTRVEEALKAAGLAPDLLTLEGGSLRARFATPDEQLKARDALQRALVPDPADPAYVVALNLVSRSPAWLTALHAFPMYLGLDLRGGVDFLLQVDMKGAIDKKAESFASDLRTTFRDKGIRGTSVSRNGQAIEIAFRDAAALQAARQLIQDQFQDLTATESPEGGNLRLVATIKPEAARRLQDAALKQNITTLHNRINELGVAEPVIQQQGLDRIVVQLPGVQDTAKAKDILGRTATLEMRLVDESAEGRAAELSGGPVPFGSEKFFERNGRPVIVKKQVLVTGENLTDAQPGFDSQTQQPKVDLTMDAKGGRIMRDVSRENYKKRMAMLIFEKGKGEVLTAPSINGELGTRFQISGSMNVTEANDLALLLRAGSLAAPMEIIQERTIGPSLGADNIEKGFKSVMYGFLAIMVFMCAYYALFGLFSSIALAVNLLLLVAILSMLQATLTLPGIAAMALAIGVAIDSNVLINERVREELRNGASPQAAIHAGYDRAWGTILDSNVTTLIAGIALLAFGSGPVRGFAVVHCIGIVTSMFSAVFFSRGLVNFWYGQKKKLKTVSIGTVWRPKTDGAAVAEGK, encoded by the coding sequence ATGAACCGATATCCGGTCTGGAAGTACGCGATCATCGTGATCGTGCTGCTGGTGGGGTTGATCTATTCCCTGCCGAATTTCTTCGGCGAGGCGCCTGCGGTGCAGGTGTCCGCGGCCAAGTCGACGGCCAAGGTCGACGCGGCCACCCAGACCCGGGTCGAGGAGGCGCTGAAGGCGGCGGGGCTCGCGCCCGACCTGCTGACGCTCGAGGGCGGCTCGCTGCGCGCGCGCTTCGCCACGCCCGACGAGCAGCTCAAGGCGCGCGACGCGCTGCAGCGCGCGCTGGTGCCCGATCCGGCCGATCCGGCCTACGTGGTGGCGCTGAACCTGGTCTCGCGTTCGCCGGCCTGGCTCACGGCGCTGCATGCGTTCCCGATGTACCTCGGCCTCGACCTGCGCGGCGGCGTCGACTTCCTGCTGCAGGTCGACATGAAGGGCGCCATCGACAAGAAGGCCGAGTCCTTCGCGAGCGACCTGCGCACCACCTTCCGCGACAAGGGCATCCGCGGCACCTCGGTGAGCCGCAACGGCCAGGCGATCGAGATCGCCTTCCGCGATGCCGCGGCGCTCCAGGCCGCCAGGCAGCTGATCCAGGACCAGTTCCAGGACCTCACCGCCACCGAAAGCCCCGAGGGCGGCAACCTGCGCCTCGTGGCCACCATCAAGCCCGAGGCCGCGCGCCGGCTGCAGGACGCGGCGCTGAAGCAGAACATCACCACGCTGCACAACCGGATCAACGAACTCGGCGTGGCCGAACCCGTGATCCAGCAGCAGGGCCTCGACCGCATCGTGGTGCAGCTGCCCGGCGTGCAGGACACGGCCAAGGCCAAGGACATCCTGGGCCGCACCGCCACGCTCGAGATGCGCCTCGTCGACGAAAGCGCCGAAGGCCGAGCGGCCGAACTGAGCGGCGGGCCCGTGCCCTTCGGCTCCGAGAAGTTCTTCGAGCGCAACGGCCGTCCGGTCATCGTGAAGAAGCAGGTGCTCGTCACCGGCGAGAACCTCACCGACGCGCAGCCCGGCTTCGACTCGCAGACCCAGCAGCCCAAGGTCGACCTGACCATGGACGCCAAGGGCGGTCGCATCATGCGCGACGTGAGCCGCGAGAACTACAAGAAGCGCATGGCCATGCTGATTTTCGAGAAGGGCAAGGGCGAAGTGCTCACCGCCCCGTCGATCAACGGCGAGCTCGGCACCCGGTTCCAGATCTCGGGCTCGATGAACGTGACCGAGGCCAACGACCTCGCGCTGCTGCTGCGCGCCGGCTCGCTGGCCGCGCCGATGGAGATCATCCAGGAGCGCACGATCGGCCCGAGCCTGGGCGCCGACAACATCGAGAAGGGCTTCAAGAGCGTGATGTACGGCTTCCTGGCGATCATGGTCTTCATGTGCGCCTACTACGCCCTGTTCGGCCTGTTCTCGTCGATCGCGCTGGCCGTCAACCTGCTGCTGCTGGTGGCGATCCTGTCGATGCTGCAGGCCACGCTCACGCTGCCGGGCATCGCGGCCATGGCGCTCGCCATCGGCGTGGCCATCGACTCGAACGTGCTGATCAACGAGCGCGTGCGCGAGGAGCTGCGCAACGGCGCCTCGCCGCAGGCGGCCATCCACGCCGGCTACGACCGCGCCTGGGGCACCATCCTGGACTCCAACGTGACCACGCTGATCGCGGGCATCGCGCTGCTGGCCTTCGGCTCGGGCCCGGTGCGCGGCTTCGCGGTGGTGCACTGCATCGGCATCGTCACCTCGATGTTCTCGGCCGTGTTCTTCTCGCGCGGCCTCGTGAACTTCTGGTACGGCCAGAAGAAGAAGCTCAAGACGGTGTCGATCGGCACGGTCTGGCGCCCCAAGACCGACGGCGCGGCCGTCGCCGAAGGCAAGTAA
- the dprA gene encoding DNA-processing protein DprA has protein sequence MDRAELAGWLRLSLTTGIGDGAARRLLAAFGLPENVFAQTHDALRQVVTAAQAEALQQPPQGLQAQIDQTWQWLQPAPEDGVTRRLVTLGDAGYPASLLEMADPPLMLYVLGADTFDLTQLGHSIAVVGSRNPTPQGAANARAFARALGEAGLPVVSGLALGVDGAAHQGALEAAGDAPRLATVAVVGTGLDRVYPARHRELAQRVARQGLIVSEFPLGTPPLTQNFPKRNRLIAGLARGTLVVEAALQSGSLITARLTSEQGKEVFAIPGSIHSPQSRGCHALIRQGAKLVESVADILEELPALSAGGAAAPTATNGDAGAVPAAREEPLLDALGFDPVSLDALSARTGWGAAALQARLLELELDGHVARLPGGLFQRAAIG, from the coding sequence TTGGACCGCGCAGAACTCGCAGGCTGGCTTCGGCTTTCGCTGACGACGGGCATCGGCGACGGTGCCGCGCGCCGGCTGCTGGCCGCCTTCGGCCTGCCCGAGAACGTGTTCGCGCAGACCCACGACGCGCTGCGGCAGGTCGTGACGGCCGCGCAGGCCGAAGCGCTGCAGCAGCCGCCCCAGGGGCTGCAGGCCCAGATCGACCAGACCTGGCAATGGCTGCAGCCGGCGCCCGAGGACGGCGTCACGCGCCGCCTGGTCACGCTCGGCGATGCGGGCTACCCGGCCTCGCTGCTCGAGATGGCCGATCCGCCGCTGATGCTCTACGTGCTCGGCGCCGATACCTTCGACCTGACCCAGCTCGGCCACAGCATCGCGGTGGTGGGCAGCCGCAATCCCACGCCGCAGGGCGCGGCCAACGCCCGTGCGTTCGCGCGCGCGCTGGGCGAGGCCGGGCTGCCGGTGGTGTCGGGGCTCGCGCTCGGCGTGGACGGCGCCGCGCACCAGGGCGCGCTCGAAGCGGCCGGCGATGCGCCGCGGCTCGCCACGGTCGCGGTCGTCGGCACCGGGCTCGACCGCGTGTATCCGGCGCGGCACCGCGAACTGGCGCAGCGCGTGGCGCGGCAGGGCCTGATCGTGAGCGAGTTCCCGCTCGGCACGCCGCCGCTCACGCAGAACTTCCCGAAGCGCAACCGGCTGATCGCCGGCCTCGCACGCGGCACGCTGGTGGTGGAGGCCGCGCTGCAGTCGGGCTCGCTGATCACGGCGCGGCTCACTTCGGAGCAGGGCAAGGAAGTGTTCGCGATCCCCGGCTCGATCCATTCGCCGCAGTCGCGCGGCTGCCATGCGCTGATCCGCCAGGGCGCGAAGCTGGTCGAATCGGTGGCCGACATCCTCGAGGAACTGCCCGCGCTGAGCGCGGGCGGCGCGGCGGCACCCACGGCCACCAACGGCGATGCCGGCGCTGTGCCCGCCGCGCGCGAAGAGCCCTTGCTGGACGCACTCGGCTTCGACCCCGTGAGCCTGGACGCGCTGAGCGCGCGCACCGGATGGGGCGCCGCCGCGCTGCAGGCCAGGCTGCTCGAACTCGAGCTCGACGGCCACGTCGCGCGCCTGCCCGGCGGCCTGTTCCAGCGGGCAGCCATCGGCTGA